The Nocardioides marmorisolisilvae genomic interval CGGGGTGTCGTCGATGCAGCTGGACGAGCGGGAGCGCGGCTTCGCCTACGCCGAGGACGCCCCGCTGGACATGCGGATGGACGACTCGACCGGGAGCACCGCGGCCGACGTGCTGAACACCTACGACGCCGACGAGCTGACCCGAGTGCTCCGGGACTACGGCGAGGAGCGGTTCGCCCGCGCGATCGCCCGGGCGATCGTCCGGGAGCGCAGCCAGCGGCCGTTCGAACGGTCGGCCCAGCTGGTCGACCTGCTGCGCGCGGTGATCCCCGCGCCGGCACGGCGTACCGGTGGGCACCCCGCCAAGCGGACGTTCCAGGCGCTGCGCATCGAGGTCAACGACGAGCTCGGCGTGCTGCGCCGGGCCATCCCGGCGGCCATGGACAGCGTGCGGGTCGACGGACGCGTCGTGGTGATGAGCTACCACTCGCTCGAGGACCGATTGGTCAAGCAGGCCTTCGTCGCCCGCACCCGGTCCAAGGTGCCCGAGGACCTTCCGGTTGTGCCGCAGGGCTACGAGCCCGAGTTCGCCGCCGTCACCCGCGGCGCCGAGAAGGCCACTCCCGCCGAGATCGCCGCCAATCCCCGAGCCGCCTCGGTGCGGCTGCGGGCAGTCCGCCGTTCACAGGAGGAACGATGAGCACCCTTTCCCCGCAGATCCGCTCGCGCATCCCCCGCTGGAGCGATGCGCCGGGCCTCCGGTCGCGGCTCTCGCTGGTGCCTCCGCGGGCGGTGCATGCGCGGCGTACGCCCTTCGTGGTGCTGATCTTCGGGATCCTGGTGGCCGGCGTCGTCGGTCTGCTGATGTTCAACACCCAGATGCAGCAGGCGGCCTTCCATGCGACCGCGCTGCAGGACCGGGCCACCGCGCTCAAGGCAGAGCAGCAGCAGCTCGACATGGAGCTGCAACAGCTCCAGGACCCCCAGCGGCTCGCCCAGCGCGCCCGTCGACTCGGCATGGTCGTGCCGGCCTCCCCAGCGTTCGTGCAGCTCTCCGACGGCAAGATCCTCGGCACGCCGCAGGTGACCACCCCGGCCGACGCGATGAGGATCAACGGCTTCGCCGCCCCCAAGCCCGCCGACCTCTCGCCGAAGACCCGGGTGGTGCACGTGCGGGCACCCGTGACGCCGGTGAATTCGTCGAGCGGGCACGGTGCGGCCTCCACGGCCGGCCAGCCCGCACAGGGTATGAAGAAGAAGCACTGACCCGCCTGTCCGTCCGAGCTCCGGAGCAGATGACTTGAGCCCTCGCCGCACGCCCGTCAGCACGACGGGTCGGACCCTGCGTGGCGCCGTGAGCATCCGCCTGCGGGTGACCCTCCTGGTGATCACGATGGTGCTGTCGGTCTTCGGCGTCCGGCTGTTCCAGATCCAGGGCCTCGATCCGCAGGCGTACGCCGCACGGGCGCAGGCGGCCGGCCTGGTGCACCTCGACCTCCCGGCCACCCGTGGCGACATCGTCGACCGCAACGGAGCAATGCTCGCCCAGTCGGTCTCCGGTCTGATGATCGTCGCCGACCCCCAGGTCACCGCACCGCACGCGGAGCCGATCGCGCGGATCCTCGCCGACCGACTGCACCTGGACTACTTCGACGTCCTCGACCAGCTGCGCAAGCCGGGCACCCAGTTCGCCTACATCGCGCGCCGGGTGCCCGCAGCCAAGGCCAGCAAGGTGGTCCAGGAGATCGACGCAGCCGGGTACCACGGCGTCGACACCCGCAACGACCCGCTGCGCGACTACCCCGGCGGCGACGTCGCGGCCAACATCATCGGATTCCTCGGCGTCCGCACCGACGGCCAGGGTCACATCATCCCCGCCGCGGGGCTGGAGCAGTCCTTCAACAAGCTGCTCTCCGGGCGCGACGGTCACGACACCTACGAGGTCGGTGGCGGCAACCGGATCCCCCTCGGGGAGAACACCGAGGTCAGGCCCGTCAACGGCAAGCAGCTCAAGCTCACCATCGACCGAGACGCGCAGTGGTATGCCCAGCGGATCCTGCGCCAGACGGTGCACCAGGTCCGGGCGCAGTCCGGCGCGGTGATCGCGATGGACAGCCGGACCGGCCAGGTGCTGGCGATGGCGGACTACCCGACGTACGACGCGAACAGGGGCAGCAAGGCCAGCCTCGGCGACATCGGCTCGCGCGCGCTGGGTGACGTCTACGAGCCCGGCTCGGTGGAGAAGGTGCTGACCGCTTCGGCCCTGCTCCAGCAGGGCAAGGAGACACCGCGGACCCGTATCGTGGTGCCGCCGGTGATCCAGGTCCAGGGCAAGCCGATCCACGACTGGTACGGCCACGGACGGATCCACCTCACCCTGACCGGTGCGATCGCGAAGTCGTCCAACATCGGCGTCGCGCTGGCGTCGCGAGCAATCAGCAGCCCGGTGATGGGCCGCTACCTCCAGCGCTTCGGGCTCGGCACGAAGACGGGCGTGCCGGTGCCCGGCGAGTCGCGCGGTCTGCTGCCCGATCCGAACAGCTGGAGCGAGCTGACCCACGCCAACATCGCCTTCGGCCAGGGCCTGGCCGTCAACGCGCTGCAGATGACGGCCGCGGTCAACACGATCGCGAACGGTGGCGAGTACATCTCCCCGAGCCTGATCCTGGGCAGGGCCACCACCGACAGCGGTCGCGTGGTCGGCAGCGACGTGGCGAAGACCCGGCGGGTGGTCAGCGCGCGCACGGCCCGCAAGGTCCGCAACATGATGGAGATGGTCCTCGCCGAGGGCAAGGGCATCGCTCCGGGCATGGCCATCCCCGGCTACCGCGTGGCAGGCAAGACCGGCACGGCACAGGAGGTCGGTGCCAAGTGTGGCTGCTACGACGGCAGCCTGGACGTCTCGTTCGCCGGCATCGCCCCCGCCGACCACCCCCGGTTCACCGTCTACGCCGTGATCAAGCACCCGCTGGCCGGGGCCAGCGGGGCCGGGACGGCCGGACCGGTGGTCCGCAAGCTGTTGATCTACCTGCTCCAGAAGTACGCCGTGCCGCCGACCGGATCCAAGCCCCCGAACCTCCCGGTCACCTGGTGAT includes:
- the rsmH gene encoding 16S rRNA (cytosine(1402)-N(4))-methyltransferase RsmH, which produces MPIPTHVPVLLDRVVALVAPPLDRPGAVLVDATLGLGGHTEAILSRCPQAHVVGVDRDPHALALARRRLEPYVERTTLVHAVYDEIPEVLSDLGIDAVDGVLFDLGVSSMQLDERERGFAYAEDAPLDMRMDDSTGSTAADVLNTYDADELTRVLRDYGEERFARAIARAIVRERSQRPFERSAQLVDLLRAVIPAPARRTGGHPAKRTFQALRIEVNDELGVLRRAIPAAMDSVRVDGRVVVMSYHSLEDRLVKQAFVARTRSKVPEDLPVVPQGYEPEFAAVTRGAEKATPAEIAANPRAASVRLRAVRRSQEER
- a CDS encoding FtsB family cell division protein — its product is MSTLSPQIRSRIPRWSDAPGLRSRLSLVPPRAVHARRTPFVVLIFGILVAGVVGLLMFNTQMQQAAFHATALQDRATALKAEQQQLDMELQQLQDPQRLAQRARRLGMVVPASPAFVQLSDGKILGTPQVTTPADAMRINGFAAPKPADLSPKTRVVHVRAPVTPVNSSSGHGAASTAGQPAQGMKKKH
- a CDS encoding peptidoglycan D,D-transpeptidase FtsI family protein, translated to MSIRLRVTLLVITMVLSVFGVRLFQIQGLDPQAYAARAQAAGLVHLDLPATRGDIVDRNGAMLAQSVSGLMIVADPQVTAPHAEPIARILADRLHLDYFDVLDQLRKPGTQFAYIARRVPAAKASKVVQEIDAAGYHGVDTRNDPLRDYPGGDVAANIIGFLGVRTDGQGHIIPAAGLEQSFNKLLSGRDGHDTYEVGGGNRIPLGENTEVRPVNGKQLKLTIDRDAQWYAQRILRQTVHQVRAQSGAVIAMDSRTGQVLAMADYPTYDANRGSKASLGDIGSRALGDVYEPGSVEKVLTASALLQQGKETPRTRIVVPPVIQVQGKPIHDWYGHGRIHLTLTGAIAKSSNIGVALASRAISSPVMGRYLQRFGLGTKTGVPVPGESRGLLPDPNSWSELTHANIAFGQGLAVNALQMTAAVNTIANGGEYISPSLILGRATTDSGRVVGSDVAKTRRVVSARTARKVRNMMEMVLAEGKGIAPGMAIPGYRVAGKTGTAQEVGAKCGCYDGSLDVSFAGIAPADHPRFTVYAVIKHPLAGASGAGTAGPVVRKLLIYLLQKYAVPPTGSKPPNLPVTW